DNA from Ruminococcaceae bacterium KH2T8:
CGTCGATCAGTCTGACCTTCTCAAACTTGATGTCATCGTTGATCATCTGATTACCGTTTGGCTTTGCGATACTTAACACCTCCTGACCATAAAAAAAGAACGGTGAAATCCGTTCTCATACACAATCACGAGGCCCGTTAGCCTTGTTATCTGTTATGAACCTCTTCGCCTGAGCTTAAGGTGAGAAAACGGATTTCTGCTTTAATTGACTACGTAATGATATACGTCTTACGGAGATTTGTCAACACTTAAGGTTGACAAATCTCTGGATCGATAGTATAGACCTCGGGCTGCTGCACTTCAAGAGGCACGCCGCCGCACCTTACTACGACCATCCTGTCTCCGATATTATAGTGATCATAGACATTGCTCGGGACCTTCACGCTGCCACCCTCAAAGACAAAGCTGTATTCTGTCCTGCCCTTTCGGCCTGAGGATATCTTCTTATCCTCAATTATCTCAATAGCTGCACCGGGTTCGCCTTTAGCCACCTTGATGACCTGAAATCCGAAACAAACGATTATTATCTCGGCGATGAGCATCGCGACAGCACCTGCGACCAGTCTCCACTTAGGCATATGAACGCCCTTTAAAGTCATAAGTATCATGCTCACAACCATCATCGCGGGAACTGCCGCCATCCAGAATCCTATGAAAAATCCGTTGCTTACGATGTAATTATGTCTTAATGCGTCAACATACTCGGCATTGATCACCGATCCGTTCGGGAACATGTATTCCATATTCCTCGTATAAGCGGCGATGATAACTCCGGCGATCAGGAATACAGCCATAACGGCAATATAGACCTTGGCAAGCTTACTCATATTCAAAATCCCCCTCTATCCTACCTGATTATACTATAAGCCCTGTCTTAGTTGTATAATGTCCTGAGAATAACAATAAGGAGACAGCATATATGATCTCGGAAAACATAAAGTCAAAGCTCGCAGGCGGATCTGCGATCAGAAAGATGTTCGAGGAAGGCAACCGCCTCAAGGCTCTCTACGGAGATGACAAGGTATTTGATTTCTCTATCGGTAACCCGGACCTCGAGCCCCCTCGTGAAGTAGCCGAGGCACTCGTTGAGCTCGCAGTAAACCCCACACCCGGTATGCACGGCTATATGAGCAACAGCGGCTACGAGTCCACCAGAGCAATAATCGCCAAGAAGAGGAGCGAGGAGTCCGGCGTTGAGGTCAAGGCCGATGCAGTCTGCATGACGGTCGGTGCTGCAGCAGCCATGAACGATGTCCTTCATTCACTCCTCGATCCCGGAGACGAGGTCATCGTGCTCTGCCCCTACTTCATGGAATACAATAACTACGTTGAGAACCACGGAGGAAAGATCGTAAAGGTCAAGACTGACGCAAACTTTAATCCCGACGTCAAGAAGATAGAGGAAGCCATCACTTCAAAGACAAAGGCTATCATCATCAATTCCCCCAACAACCCTTCGGGTGTCATCTACCCTGCTGAGCTCCTTACGGAACTCAACGATATGCTCAAGACAAAGGATCACGTCATCCACGTTATCTCAGATGAGCCCTATATCGATCTTGTATATGACGGAGCAACCGTTCCCG
Protein-coding regions in this window:
- a CDS encoding aspartate aminotransferase is translated as MISENIKSKLAGGSAIRKMFEEGNRLKALYGDDKVFDFSIGNPDLEPPREVAEALVELAVNPTPGMHGYMSNSGYESTRAIIAKKRSEESGVEVKADAVCMTVGAAAAMNDVLHSLLDPGDEVIVLCPYFMEYNNYVENHGGKIVKVKTDANFNPDVKKIEEAITSKTKAIIINSPNNPSGVIYPAELLTELNDMLKTKDHVIHVISDEPYIDLVYDGATVPAALKYIDNLIICFSWSKSLSLPGERIGYTLVSPNNADYEDLTAAIVLSNRTLGSVNAPAIWQKVIEKSLYAKVDVANYEHRRNLLYSNIVDAGFDAVKPGGALYIFMKTPRDMSDADFAAACAKYNLLLVPGKSFSGEGYCRLAFCVSEKTILGSRDAFFKIAEDLGISHRKSC